GGAAGAAGTGGCCGCTCGAAGGGGTCGTCGTGAAACTCCGCCACGAAAAGGTCCACGCCCAGGACTGCGCGGACTGCGAGACGAAAGAAGGTTGGATCGACCGGATCGAACGCGAGATCGAACTCCAGGGAAACCTCGACACCGAGCAGCGAGAGCGTCTTCTCGAGATCGCCAACCGGTGTCCGGTCCACCGCACGCTGCGCTCGGAAATCGACATTCGGACGAGCCTCGTGGGTTCCTGAGGAAAGCGCGGTGCCGGGTCCCGTCCGCGTCCAGATCGCCGGAGTCGCGAGCTGGGAGGAGGCGCTCTTTGCGGCCAGCGAAGGCGCGGACGCCCTGGGCTTCCCCCTGCGGCTTCCTACCGGCGACCCGGACCTCTCCGAAGAGGCCGTCCGTGCCATCGTGGCGAAGCTACCCGTTTTCGTCGACGCGGTCGCGATCACGTACGTCGAGACCGCGCAAGAAGCCATCGACCTCTGCCGCTTTCTCGGCGTCACCGTTCTCCAGCTCCACGGGGAGTTCCCCGGCGCGGAAACCCGCCGCATCCGCGCCGCCCTGCCCTACCTCCGCATCGTTCGCGCCGTCCCGGTCACGGGACCCGAAGCCCTCGACGAAGCACGGCGACTCGAGCGGGAAGCCGACGCGCTGATCCTCGACACGTACGATCCCCGAACGGGCCGGCGCGGAGCGACGGGCCTCGTGCACGACTGGAACGTGAGTCGCGAGATCGCGCGAGCGGTCCGCGTCCCCGTGATCCTCGCGGGCGGTCTCCGGCCGGAGAACGTCGGGCAGGCCATCGAGACCGTGCGGCCCTGGGCCGTCGACGTCCACACGGGCGTGGAAGAGCCCGACGGAACGCGGAGTCTCGCGAAGATCCGCGAGTTCATCCGGCGGGCCAAGGCGGCGGGCGCGGTCGAGCCCTGAGCCCCGGCTCAGGCGAGTTTCGGGGCCACGTCTTCGGCGAAGTACGTGATGATCAGGTCCGCCCCGGCCCTCCGGATCGCCGTGAGCACTTCGAGGACGGTGCGCTCTTCCTCGAGCCAGCCGAGGCGTGCGGCTGCCTTGATCATCGCGTACTCGCCGCTCACGTTGTAGGCGGCGACGGGGTAGCCGAAGGTGTTCTTCACCCGCCAGATGAGGTCGAGGTAGGCGAGCGCCGGTTTGACCATGACGATGTCGGCGCCTTCTTCGATGTCGAGCTCCACTTCCCGCAGCGCCTCGTCCCCGTTCGCCGGGTCCATCTGGTAGGAGCGGCGGTCGCCGAACCTGGGGGCCGACTCGGCGGCTTCGCGAAAGGGGCCGTAGAAGGCCGAGGCGAACTTCGCGGCGTAGGAAAGGATGGGGACGTGGGAAAAGCCGTTCGCGTCGAGTGCCGCCCGGATGGCTCCGACCCGGCCGTCCATCATGTCCGAGGGCGCCACCATGTCCGCACCGGCCCTCGCGTGCGAGACGGCCTCGCGCGCGAGGAGCTCGAGCGTGGCGTCGTTGTCCACGTCCTTTCCCGTCCAGACCCCGCAGTGTCCGTGGTCCGTGTACTCGCAGAGGCAGACGTCGGTCACGACGAGTAGGCCGGGCACGCTCTCTTTCAGGGCGCGCACCGCGCGCTGCACGATACCCTGCTCGTCGTACGCTTCGCTGCCCTGCGGGTCCTTCCGTTCGGGGATTCCGAAGAGGAGGACCGCG
This Candidatus Binatia bacterium DNA region includes the following protein-coding sequences:
- the hemB gene encoding delta-aminolevulinic acid dehydratase; translated protein: MASFPDYRPRRLRASETLRRMVRETRLSVDQLVAPLFVCPGSGVERPVESMPGVAQESVDRLVEHAKKIRDLGIPAVLLFGIPERKDPQGSEAYDEQGIVQRAVRALKESVPGLLVVTDVCLCEYTDHGHCGVWTGKDVDNDATLELLAREAVSHARAGADMVAPSDMMDGRVGAIRAALDANGFSHVPILSYAAKFASAFYGPFREAAESAPRFGDRRSYQMDPANGDEALREVELDIEEGADIVMVKPALAYLDLIWRVKNTFGYPVAAYNVSGEYAMIKAAARLGWLEEERTVLEVLTAIRRAGADLIITYFAEDVAPKLA
- the trpF-2 gene encoding N-(5'-phosphoribosyl)anthranilate isomerase, coding for MPGPVRVQIAGVASWEEALFAASEGADALGFPLRLPTGDPDLSEEAVRAIVAKLPVFVDAVAITYVETAQEAIDLCRFLGVTVLQLHGEFPGAETRRIRAALPYLRIVRAVPVTGPEALDEARRLEREADALILDTYDPRTGRRGATGLVHDWNVSREIARAVRVPVILAGGLRPENVGQAIETVRPWAVDVHTGVEEPDGTRSLAKIREFIRRAKAAGAVEP